In Bradyrhizobium guangxiense, the following are encoded in one genomic region:
- a CDS encoding carboxymuconolactone decarboxylase family protein, with protein sequence MNSTPLWLSSLMLAAAGGWLAATMFAGPATSKEPRFPQLTMDQLDAKQKPLGEQIMKVSSVGIGGPYNPMIRSPVLGQRLFDLFHYLRWETSVPIKLNEFAILIIGRQWRSQVEWFAHAPLAAKAGLSADIIAELKANKRPSKMAEDEAAVYDFVTELTTTKKVSDETYARAKEVFNDQQIVDLTAVAGNYVMVAMLLAMAEETVPPDKQEPFKPGEP encoded by the coding sequence ATGAACTCAACGCCACTCTGGCTCTCGTCGCTCATGCTTGCCGCAGCCGGCGGCTGGCTCGCCGCAACAATGTTCGCCGGCCCCGCCACCAGCAAGGAGCCGCGTTTTCCGCAGCTCACCATGGATCAGCTCGATGCCAAGCAGAAGCCGCTCGGCGAGCAGATCATGAAGGTGTCGAGTGTCGGCATCGGCGGTCCCTACAATCCGATGATCCGCAGCCCGGTGCTGGGCCAGCGCCTGTTCGACCTGTTCCATTATCTGCGCTGGGAGACCTCGGTCCCGATCAAGCTCAACGAGTTTGCGATCCTGATCATCGGGCGGCAGTGGCGTTCTCAGGTGGAGTGGTTTGCGCATGCGCCGCTGGCGGCCAAGGCAGGCTTGTCGGCCGACATCATCGCGGAGCTGAAGGCCAACAAGCGGCCGTCGAAGATGGCCGAGGACGAGGCGGCGGTCTACGATTTCGTCACCGAGCTCACCACAACCAAGAAGGTTTCCGACGAGACCTATGCGCGGGCGAAGGAGGTGTTCAACGACCAGCAGATCGTCGATTTGACCGCGGTCGCCGGCAACTACGTGATGGTGGCGATGCTGCTGGCGATGGCCGAGGAGACCGTGCCGCCGGACAAGCAGGAGCCGTTCAAGCCGGGTGAGCCGTGA
- the blaOXA gene encoding class D beta-lactamase, whose protein sequence is MLTRRSTLGLLAAAATMPQRAFAHVAPPRNEIRDSLAKRFADLGTSGTFVGYKVEDYLVVASDKERSGEGKLPASTFKISNSLIALETGVVADPDKDVFAWDGVKRPIEVWNKDHTLRSAIAVSAVPVYQEIARRIGQERMQKYVDEFDYGNRDIGGGIDQFWLTGALRIDPVEQIDFIDRLRRRALPVSKRSQDLVADILPVTKVGDSVIRAKSGLLGAERGEPSLGWMVGWAEKGEAHTVFALNMDCKEPRLIGERMTLTQACLADIGAI, encoded by the coding sequence TTGCTGACCCGCCGCTCCACCCTCGGCCTTCTCGCCGCAGCCGCCACCATGCCGCAGCGCGCATTCGCCCATGTCGCGCCGCCACGAAATGAAATTCGCGACAGCCTGGCAAAACGCTTCGCCGATCTCGGCACATCCGGCACCTTCGTCGGCTACAAGGTCGAGGACTATCTGGTCGTCGCCAGCGACAAGGAGCGCTCGGGCGAGGGGAAGCTGCCGGCCTCGACCTTCAAGATTTCGAACTCGCTGATCGCGCTCGAGACCGGCGTGGTCGCTGACCCCGACAAGGACGTGTTTGCCTGGGACGGCGTCAAGCGTCCGATCGAGGTTTGGAACAAGGATCACACGCTGCGCAGCGCCATCGCGGTCAGCGCAGTGCCGGTCTACCAGGAGATCGCGCGCCGCATCGGCCAAGAGCGCATGCAGAAATATGTCGACGAGTTCGACTATGGCAATCGCGACATCGGCGGCGGCATCGACCAGTTCTGGCTCACCGGGGCCTTGCGCATCGATCCGGTCGAGCAGATCGATTTCATCGACCGATTGCGCCGCCGCGCGCTGCCGGTTTCCAAACGCAGCCAGGACCTCGTCGCCGACATCCTGCCGGTGACCAAGGTGGGCGACAGCGTCATCCGCGCCAAGTCGGGCCTGCTCGGTGCCGAGCGCGGCGAGCCGTCGCTCGGCTGGATGGTCGGCTGGGCCGAGAAGGGCGAGGCGCATACCGTGTTCGCCCTCAACATGGATTGCAAGGAGCCGCGTCTCATCGGCGAGCGCATGACGCTGACGCAAGCCTGCCTTGCCGATATCGGCGCGATCTAG
- a CDS encoding EscU/YscU/HrcU family type III secretion system export apparatus switch protein has translation MSDPSKLAIALHYEKGSGAPVVVAKGKGTIGEKIVEIAKAHDIPIEENEVLAGALSKVELGDEIPPDLYKAVAEVLVFVLRLSGRGR, from the coding sequence ATGAGCGACCCCTCCAAGCTTGCGATCGCGCTGCATTACGAAAAGGGCTCGGGCGCGCCGGTCGTCGTCGCCAAGGGCAAGGGCACGATCGGCGAAAAGATCGTCGAGATCGCCAAGGCCCATGACATCCCGATCGAGGAGAACGAGGTCTTGGCCGGTGCGCTGTCCAAGGTCGAGCTCGGCGACGAGATCCCGCCCGATCTCTACAAGGCCGTCGCGGAAGTCCTGGTGTTCGTGCTGCGGCTGTCGGGCCGGGGGCGGTAG
- a CDS encoding flagellar hook-length control protein FliK translates to MPTPVTSIVPVSAASRAADATTPDLVLQAGSVVDARVVSVMADNLVRIAIANLSMDVMSEVALTPGQNLQLAVSQNDGTIRLAVLNGAGEAASDQITLTPRAASLVESPPLAPAASAARNALTPAEQAVVTTASAEAVTKQGSQAPLFANLASVVTGSNLPAGLKQAVLDVLAQQTPLDSGLDGADIESAFQKSGLFLEASLATGATPPSGTMPDLKAALLVLRQALVTLEAAAPQAQAAAPPASIAPAPAQPANQAAQAVPPSIAAETAQQPQMPRGANLAAAVLADMTADAPQTAMSRIMSAGLAASLLREVTQNLPRLTGNVPGSNEAVPDSHIFEAAARATPPPFRGALPSAQSIVSPSLAPDAPLSATVHRLLDDTDAAIARQTLLQVASLPDRTDASGHRVDPTVPQWNFEIPFATPQGTAMAQFEISRDGGHESEDPARRAWRARFSLNVEPAGPVHALITLSGDKTFVRMWAERPATVQQLRAGIGELNQALTRAELKPGDIMVREGTPPQPAPARAGHFLDRAT, encoded by the coding sequence ATGCCGACGCCGGTCACTTCCATCGTTCCCGTCAGTGCCGCCAGCCGCGCGGCTGATGCGACGACGCCCGACCTCGTGCTTCAGGCCGGCAGCGTCGTGGACGCACGAGTCGTCAGCGTGATGGCCGACAATCTGGTGCGGATTGCGATCGCCAATTTGTCGATGGACGTGATGTCGGAAGTGGCGCTGACACCGGGGCAGAATCTGCAGCTCGCGGTGTCGCAGAATGACGGCACCATCCGGCTCGCCGTGCTGAACGGCGCAGGCGAGGCGGCCAGCGATCAGATCACACTGACGCCGCGTGCGGCCTCGCTGGTGGAGAGCCCGCCGCTTGCGCCCGCGGCGAGCGCGGCACGCAATGCGCTGACGCCGGCGGAGCAGGCGGTTGTCACCACCGCCTCGGCCGAGGCCGTGACAAAGCAGGGCAGTCAGGCACCGCTGTTCGCCAACCTGGCGTCCGTCGTCACCGGCAGCAATCTGCCCGCGGGCCTGAAGCAGGCGGTGCTGGATGTGCTGGCGCAGCAGACGCCGCTCGATTCCGGGCTCGACGGTGCCGACATCGAGTCCGCATTCCAGAAATCCGGCTTGTTCCTCGAGGCCTCGCTGGCCACCGGCGCGACGCCGCCCTCCGGCACGATGCCCGACCTGAAGGCGGCACTGCTGGTGCTGCGCCAGGCCTTGGTCACGCTCGAGGCCGCGGCGCCGCAGGCGCAAGCCGCCGCGCCTCCGGCCAGCATCGCCCCCGCGCCGGCTCAGCCGGCAAATCAGGCCGCGCAGGCCGTGCCGCCGTCGATCGCAGCCGAAACCGCGCAACAGCCGCAAATGCCGCGCGGTGCCAATCTCGCAGCCGCGGTGCTCGCCGACATGACGGCCGACGCGCCGCAAACGGCGATGTCGCGGATCATGTCCGCGGGTCTCGCCGCGAGCCTGCTGCGGGAGGTCACGCAGAACCTGCCGCGTCTCACCGGCAATGTCCCGGGCTCCAACGAGGCCGTGCCCGATAGCCATATCTTCGAGGCCGCGGCGCGGGCGACACCGCCGCCATTTCGTGGCGCGCTGCCATCGGCGCAGTCCATCGTCTCGCCGTCGCTCGCACCGGATGCGCCGCTCTCTGCGACCGTGCATCGCCTGCTCGACGATACCGATGCCGCGATCGCGCGGCAGACCTTGCTCCAGGTCGCATCGCTTCCCGATCGCACTGACGCCAGCGGTCATCGCGTCGATCCCACGGTGCCGCAGTGGAATTTCGAGATTCCCTTTGCAACGCCGCAAGGCACCGCGATGGCGCAATTCGAGATCTCGCGCGACGGCGGCCATGAGTCAGAAGATCCCGCCAGGCGCGCCTGGCGCGCGCGCTTCTCGCTCAATGTCGAGCCGGCGGGCCCGGTCCACGCGCTGATCACGCTGAGCGGCGACAAGACGTTCGTGCGGATGTGGGCGGAGCGGCCGGCGACGGTGCAGCAGCTCCGCGCCGGCATCGGAGAGCTCAATCAGGCGCTGACACGGGCCGAGCTCAAGCCCGGCGACATCATGGTCCGCGAGGGCACGCCGCCGCAACCGGCACCGGCGCGCGCCGGCCACTTTCTGGATCGCGCCACATGA
- a CDS encoding ATP12 family chaperone protein has translation MRELFEEAAGQTPPDPQGAIRQAARTPLRKRFYKEAGVTDAEDGFAITLDGKPIRTPSGRQVVIPSRELAEAVAAEWAAQGEAIDPSTMPLTRIANSVVEGVVDRVEFVSDDLAKYFQSDLLFYRAGHPEGLVAREAAHWDPVLFWAAETLGAHFILSEGIMHVKQPDEALQAARAALPDDAWSVAALHVVTTLTGSALLALALAHGAREPGQVWAAAHVDEDWNADQWGVDEEAAARRATRLRDFEAAVAVLAAVKAVASKGP, from the coding sequence ATGCGCGAATTGTTCGAAGAAGCCGCGGGGCAGACCCCGCCCGATCCGCAAGGAGCGATCCGGCAGGCCGCGCGCACGCCCTTGCGCAAGCGCTTCTACAAGGAGGCCGGCGTCACCGATGCCGAGGACGGTTTTGCCATCACGCTCGATGGCAAGCCGATCCGTACACCGTCCGGTCGCCAGGTGGTGATCCCGTCGCGCGAACTCGCCGAGGCCGTGGCTGCGGAATGGGCGGCTCAGGGCGAGGCGATCGATCCATCGACCATGCCGTTGACGCGGATCGCCAACAGCGTGGTCGAGGGCGTGGTCGACCGCGTCGAGTTCGTCAGCGACGACCTTGCGAAATATTTCCAGTCCGATCTGCTGTTCTATCGTGCCGGCCATCCCGAGGGGCTGGTCGCCCGCGAGGCCGCGCATTGGGATCCCGTGCTGTTCTGGGCCGCGGAGACGCTGGGAGCGCATTTCATCCTGTCCGAGGGCATCATGCACGTGAAACAGCCGGACGAGGCGCTTCAGGCGGCCCGCGCCGCGCTGCCCGACGATGCCTGGTCGGTCGCCGCGCTTCACGTGGTGACGACCCTGACCGGCTCGGCGCTGTTGGCGCTGGCGCTGGCTCATGGCGCGCGGGAGCCCGGCCAGGTCTGGGCCGCCGCCCATGTCGATGAGGACTGGAACGCCGACCAGTGGGGCGTGGACGAGGAAGCGGCCGCTCGCCGGGCCACGCGCCTGCGGGATTTCGAAGCTGCCGTGGCGGTCTTGGCGGCGGTCAAGGCGGTGGCGTCCAAAGGTCCTTAA
- a CDS encoding RluA family pseudouridine synthase has product MSRRIKRMNPKPRSRDERDDSRPHQARSAKKAGPRLGKPGGKPGAKPPRFAGERAERRPPKAELERAAPTKPVEALLPTKVQTVTVTADENNMRVDRFLEARFPGLSFSHIQRVVRKGELRVDGKRVDSKDRLEGGQSVRIPPLKLDAPKAAGPLSEAAQKTLKALKEMTIFEDDDVLVLNKPAGLAVQGGSGMTRHIDQMLEVMRDAKGQKPRLVHRIDRETSGCLLIAKTRFAASHLTGAFRSRSARKIYWALVPGLPKPKQGRISTFLAKEESEDDTIMRIAQHGDEGASHAVTYYAVVETAGNKLTWVSLKPVTGRTHQLRAHMAHIGHPIIGDPKYFNIENWELPGGLQNRLHLLARRIIIPHPRGGVIDATAPLPPHMQQSWNLLGLDASRFDPIENAPEE; this is encoded by the coding sequence ATGAGCCGCCGCATCAAGAGAATGAACCCGAAGCCGCGTTCGCGTGACGAGCGCGACGATTCGCGTCCGCATCAGGCGCGTAGTGCGAAGAAGGCCGGTCCGCGTCTTGGCAAGCCCGGCGGTAAGCCGGGTGCGAAGCCGCCGCGCTTTGCCGGCGAGCGCGCCGAGCGGCGTCCGCCCAAGGCTGAGCTGGAAAGAGCCGCACCTACAAAACCCGTCGAGGCGCTGCTGCCGACAAAAGTGCAGACCGTCACAGTGACGGCCGACGAGAACAACATGCGCGTCGATCGCTTCCTCGAAGCGCGCTTTCCCGGCCTGTCGTTCTCCCACATCCAGCGCGTCGTCCGCAAAGGCGAGCTGCGCGTCGACGGCAAGCGCGTCGACAGCAAGGACCGTCTGGAGGGGGGGCAGAGCGTCCGCATTCCGCCGCTGAAGCTCGACGCGCCGAAGGCGGCAGGCCCGCTCTCGGAGGCTGCGCAGAAGACGCTCAAGGCGCTGAAGGAGATGACGATCTTCGAGGACGACGACGTCCTCGTCCTGAACAAGCCGGCGGGCCTTGCCGTGCAAGGTGGCTCGGGCATGACGCGGCACATCGACCAGATGCTGGAGGTGATGCGTGACGCCAAAGGCCAGAAGCCGCGGCTCGTGCACCGCATTGATCGCGAGACCTCGGGCTGCCTGCTGATCGCCAAGACGCGCTTTGCCGCCTCGCATCTGACCGGGGCATTCCGCTCGCGGTCGGCGCGCAAGATCTATTGGGCGCTGGTGCCGGGCCTGCCGAAGCCAAAGCAGGGACGTATCTCGACCTTCCTGGCGAAGGAAGAGAGCGAGGACGACACCATCATGCGCATCGCCCAGCATGGCGACGAGGGTGCGAGCCACGCGGTGACCTATTACGCGGTGGTGGAGACCGCCGGCAACAAGCTGACCTGGGTGTCGCTCAAGCCGGTAACGGGACGTACCCACCAGCTGCGCGCCCACATGGCCCATATCGGCCACCCCATCATCGGCGATCCCAAATATTTCAACATTGAGAACTGGGAGCTGCCGGGCGGCCTGCAGAACCGGCTGCATCTGCTCGCGCGGCGCATCATCATCCCGCACCCGCGCGGCGGCGTGATCGACGCCACCGCGCCGCTGCCGCCGCACATGCAACAGTCGTGGAATCTGCTCGGGCTGGATGCCAGCCGGTTCGATCCGATCGAGAACGCGCCGGAGGAATAG
- a CDS encoding replication-associated recombination protein A — MSPKRPQQTPTLFAAAGLDQEAPHPLPDRLRPRALSEVVGQDHILGPDGALTRMLETRTLGSLVFWGPPGTGKTTVARLLADATDLHFEQISAVFSGVADLKKAFDAARARRETGKGTLLFVDEVHRFNRAQQDSFLPVMEDGTVVMVGATTENPSFELNAALLSRARVLVFRSLDAAAIEKLFAHAEAVEGRKLPLDAEARAVLVRMADGDGRASLTLAEEVWRSARADEVFNAAQLQDILQRRAPIYDKSADGHYNLISALHKSVRGSDPDAALYYLARMLDAGEDPLFLARRVVRMAVEDIGLADPQALVIANAAKDAFDFLGHPEGELAIAQAVVYLATAPKSNAVYTAFGTAMQVAKQAGSLLPPKHILNSPTKLMKSEGYGAAYEYDHDAPDAFSGQDYFPEALGRQTFYDPPERGFEREIRKRLDYWAKLRKERGGSR; from the coding sequence ATGAGTCCGAAACGACCACAACAGACGCCAACTCTGTTTGCCGCGGCGGGGCTCGACCAAGAGGCTCCGCATCCGCTGCCGGATCGGCTGCGCCCGCGCGCGCTGTCGGAGGTCGTCGGCCAGGACCACATCCTCGGTCCCGACGGTGCGCTGACGCGCATGCTGGAGACGCGCACGCTGGGGTCCCTGGTGTTCTGGGGCCCGCCCGGCACCGGCAAGACCACGGTGGCCCGGCTGCTGGCGGATGCGACGGATCTGCATTTCGAGCAGATCTCCGCGGTGTTCTCCGGCGTTGCCGATCTGAAGAAGGCCTTCGACGCCGCGCGCGCGCGCCGCGAGACGGGCAAGGGCACGCTGCTGTTCGTCGACGAGGTACACAGATTCAACCGCGCCCAGCAGGATTCGTTTCTGCCCGTGATGGAAGACGGCACAGTGGTGATGGTCGGGGCCACCACCGAAAACCCGTCCTTCGAGCTCAACGCGGCGTTGCTCTCTCGCGCGCGCGTGCTGGTGTTCCGCTCGCTCGACGCCGCCGCGATTGAAAAGCTGTTCGCGCATGCCGAGGCGGTCGAGGGCAGGAAGCTGCCGCTGGACGCCGAGGCGCGTGCGGTGCTGGTGCGCATGGCCGACGGCGACGGCCGCGCTTCGCTGACGCTGGCCGAGGAAGTCTGGCGTTCGGCGCGCGCGGACGAGGTGTTCAACGCCGCGCAGCTGCAGGACATCTTGCAGCGCCGTGCGCCGATCTATGACAAGTCGGCCGATGGCCATTACAACCTGATCTCGGCGCTGCACAAGTCGGTGCGCGGCTCCGATCCCGACGCCGCGCTGTACTATCTTGCGCGCATGCTCGATGCCGGCGAGGACCCGTTGTTCCTGGCCCGCCGCGTCGTGCGCATGGCGGTCGAGGACATCGGCCTTGCCGATCCGCAGGCGCTCGTGATCGCCAATGCGGCGAAGGACGCCTTCGATTTCCTCGGCCATCCCGAAGGCGAACTCGCCATCGCGCAGGCCGTCGTCTATCTTGCCACCGCACCGAAATCGAACGCGGTCTACACCGCCTTCGGCACCGCCATGCAGGTCGCCAAGCAGGCCGGCTCGCTGCTGCCGCCCAAGCACATCCTGAACTCCCCGACCAAGCTGATGAAGTCGGAAGGCTACGGCGCAGCTTACGAATACGACCACGACGCCCCCGATGCCTTCTCCGGCCAGGACTACTTCCCGGAAGCGCTGGGGCGTCAGACCTTCTACGACCCGCCCGAGCGAGGCTTCGAGCGCGAGATCCGGAAGCGGCTGGACTATTGGGCCAAGCTGCGCAAGGAGCGGGGCGGCTCGCGGTAG
- a CDS encoding DegQ family serine endoprotease encodes MFRSISAAVVTALCIAFSAQFNPAAAQDRRVPSSPAELRLSYAPIVQRVQPAVVNVYAAKVVQNRNPLLDDPIFRRFFGVPGQQQEQVQRSLGSGVLVDASGLVVTNVHVIEGADQVKVSLSDKREFEAEIVLKDSRTDLAVLRLKDSKEKFPALEFTNSDELLVGDVVLAIGNPFGVGQTVTHGIISALARTQVGITDYQFFIQTDAAINPGNSGGALVDMNGRLAGINTAIYSRSGGSQGIGFAIPANMVRVVVASAKSGGKAVKRPWLGAKLQAVTPEIAESLGLRSPTGALVASVVSNGPAAKAGLKSSDLITGIDGQTVDDPNAFDYRFATRPLGGTAQIDVQRGGRPLKLTVALETAPDAGRNELVVTARSPFQGAKVSTITPALADELHLDADTEGVVITDLGGDSAAASVGFQKGDIILAVNNQKISKTGDLERAAGERPRIWRITLVRGGQQINVTLGG; translated from the coding sequence ATGTTTCGATCGATCTCGGCTGCCGTCGTCACGGCTTTGTGCATAGCCTTTTCTGCCCAGTTCAATCCGGCTGCGGCGCAGGACCGTCGGGTCCCGTCTTCGCCGGCCGAGCTGCGGCTGTCCTATGCGCCGATCGTGCAGCGGGTGCAGCCGGCGGTGGTCAACGTCTATGCCGCCAAGGTGGTGCAGAACCGCAACCCGCTGCTGGACGACCCGATCTTCCGTCGCTTCTTCGGCGTGCCGGGCCAGCAGCAGGAGCAGGTGCAGCGCTCACTCGGCTCCGGCGTCCTCGTCGATGCGTCCGGCCTCGTCGTCACCAACGTCCATGTCATCGAAGGCGCGGACCAGGTGAAGGTGTCGCTGTCGGACAAGCGCGAGTTCGAGGCCGAGATCGTGCTGAAGGATTCCCGCACGGATCTTGCGGTACTGCGTCTGAAGGATTCGAAAGAGAAGTTTCCGGCACTCGAATTCACCAATTCCGACGAGCTGCTGGTCGGCGACGTCGTGCTGGCGATCGGTAATCCCTTCGGCGTCGGCCAGACCGTGACCCACGGCATCATCTCGGCGCTGGCGCGCACGCAGGTGGGCATCACCGATTATCAGTTCTTCATCCAGACCGATGCGGCGATCAATCCCGGCAATTCCGGCGGCGCGCTGGTCGACATGAACGGCCGGCTCGCCGGCATCAACACTGCGATCTACTCGCGCTCCGGCGGCTCGCAAGGAATCGGCTTTGCCATCCCCGCGAACATGGTGCGCGTCGTCGTCGCCTCCGCCAAGAGCGGCGGCAAGGCGGTCAAGCGGCCATGGTTGGGCGCAAAGCTGCAGGCGGTGACGCCTGAGATCGCCGAGAGCCTCGGGCTGCGCTCGCCGACCGGCGCGCTGGTTGCCAGCGTGGTCTCGAACGGCCCCGCGGCGAAGGCCGGCCTGAAGTCTTCCGATCTCATCACGGGGATCGACGGCCAGACCGTGGATGATCCCAACGCGTTCGACTATCGCTTCGCCACCCGTCCGCTCGGCGGCACCGCGCAGATCGACGTGCAGCGCGGCGGCAGGCCGCTCAAGCTGACGGTGGCACTGGAGACCGCGCCGGATGCGGGGCGCAACGAGCTCGTCGTCACTGCGCGCTCGCCGTTCCAGGGCGCGAAGGTCTCGACCATCACGCCGGCGCTTGCCGACGAGCTGCATCTGGACGCCGATACCGAAGGCGTCGTGATCACCGATCTCGGCGGCGACAGTGCGGCCGCGAGCGTCGGCTTCCAGAAGGGCGATATCATTCTGGCGGTCAACAACCAGAAGATCAGCAAGACCGGCGACCTCGAAAGGGCGGCCGGAGAGCGCCCGCGGATCTGGCGCATCACGCTGGTGCGCGGGGGCCAGCAAATCAACGTCACGCTGGGCGGATGA
- a CDS encoding OprO/OprP family phosphate-selective porin, translating to MSKTRIAAAAIGLAGALAASQARAQSANSSEQEIALLKQQLKMLEQKLDRLQSQTAANTAAAAKAKAEVKAEAKAEARSEAKAVVANATAAIPVKGPAPASGVVVTMPNNRPTICTTDQANCVAITSRLHWDVGGYDYRPNTAATVPQKLDSGQNVRRARIGVAGKFFNDWNFALIYDFGGSSDGFGGAAPGSLPGGAVSGVENAYLSYTGLKPFGGKMAIEGGIMDLPYTMDEATSSNDTLFMERASAGIVATNIAAGDFRSAIGTRWYSDQLWIGGYVTGPSTGAIHSASSAAPVGTSEQYGAVARIAGNPISGKDYSVHIGADAEWLIQPPRNLVANTQTLALSDRPELRIDPTALISTGAIPNVSGAQVYSVEAAATYGPFIVQGEYFWYNIDRNANTSVPLVGAPSLKFQGGYAQAGYVLTGESRSYNAASAAYGGVKPAHPFSLDGGGWGAWEIAGRFSTIDLNNQLATANGVAGGRQTVYTLALNWYVNGNVRFMLDYLHGTVSRQASPVSTADVGSKYDAIAMRTQFAF from the coding sequence GTGAGCAAGACAAGGATTGCAGCCGCGGCGATTGGTCTCGCCGGCGCGCTGGCGGCCTCGCAAGCCCGGGCCCAATCAGCCAACAGCAGCGAGCAGGAGATCGCGCTTCTCAAGCAGCAGCTGAAGATGCTGGAGCAGAAGCTCGACAGGCTGCAGAGCCAGACCGCCGCGAACACGGCGGCCGCGGCGAAAGCCAAGGCCGAGGTAAAGGCCGAAGCCAAAGCCGAAGCGCGCTCTGAGGCGAAAGCGGTCGTGGCCAATGCGACTGCGGCGATCCCCGTCAAGGGACCGGCGCCTGCGTCCGGCGTCGTCGTGACCATGCCGAACAACCGGCCGACCATCTGCACTACGGACCAGGCCAACTGCGTCGCCATCACCAGCCGCTTGCATTGGGATGTCGGCGGCTACGACTATCGCCCCAACACGGCGGCGACCGTGCCGCAGAAGCTCGACAGCGGCCAGAACGTCCGCCGCGCGCGCATCGGCGTCGCCGGCAAGTTCTTCAACGATTGGAATTTCGCGCTGATCTACGATTTCGGCGGCTCCTCCGACGGTTTCGGCGGCGCGGCGCCAGGCTCCCTGCCTGGCGGGGCCGTGTCCGGCGTCGAGAACGCCTATCTCAGCTATACCGGCCTGAAGCCGTTCGGCGGAAAGATGGCGATCGAGGGCGGCATCATGGACCTGCCCTACACCATGGACGAAGCCACCAGCTCCAACGACACGCTGTTCATGGAGCGCGCCTCGGCCGGCATCGTCGCCACCAACATCGCCGCGGGCGACTTCCGCTCCGCGATCGGCACGCGCTGGTATAGCGACCAGCTCTGGATCGGCGGCTACGTCACGGGACCGTCGACCGGCGCGATCCACTCGGCATCGAGCGCTGCGCCTGTGGGCACCAGCGAGCAATACGGCGCGGTGGCGCGTATCGCCGGCAACCCGATCAGCGGCAAGGACTACTCCGTCCATATCGGCGCTGACGCAGAGTGGCTGATCCAGCCGCCGCGCAATCTCGTCGCCAACACGCAAACGCTCGCGCTCAGCGACCGTCCGGAATTGCGCATCGATCCGACCGCCTTGATCTCCACCGGCGCGATCCCCAACGTCTCGGGCGCGCAGGTCTACAGCGTCGAGGCGGCCGCGACCTATGGCCCGTTCATCGTCCAGGGCGAATACTTCTGGTACAACATCGACCGCAACGCCAACACCAGCGTGCCGCTGGTCGGTGCACCGAGCCTGAAATTCCAGGGCGGCTATGCCCAGGCCGGCTACGTGCTGACCGGCGAGAGCCGGTCCTACAACGCGGCGAGCGCGGCCTATGGCGGCGTCAAGCCGGCGCATCCATTCTCCCTCGACGGCGGCGGCTGGGGCGCGTGGGAAATCGCGGGACGCTTCTCGACGATCGACCTCAACAACCAGCTCGCGACCGCCAACGGCGTCGCCGGTGGACGGCAGACCGTCTACACGCTGGCGCTCAACTGGTACGTCAACGGCAACGTCCGCTTTATGCTCGACTATCTGCATGGCACCGTGTCGCGACAGGCCTCGCCGGTCTCGACCGCCGATGTCGGCTCGAAATACGACGCCATCGCGATGCGCACGCAGTTCGCGTTCTGA
- a CDS encoding winged helix-turn-helix transcriptional regulator translates to MKRRNFARRPGCSVEATLDLIDGKWKGVILYHLQSGTQRFGELRRRMPGITQRMLTKQLRALEEDNLVIRKVYAEVPPRVEYCLSELGESLKPVIDILKAWGESHQQRLSCAPPPVVVKKKRAA, encoded by the coding sequence ATGAAACGGCGCAATTTTGCCCGTCGTCCCGGCTGCTCGGTCGAGGCGACGCTGGATCTGATCGACGGCAAGTGGAAGGGGGTGATCCTCTATCACCTGCAGAGCGGCACCCAGCGTTTCGGCGAGTTGCGCCGCCGGATGCCGGGGATCACCCAGCGCATGCTGACAAAACAGCTTCGCGCGCTGGAGGAGGACAATCTCGTCATCCGCAAGGTCTACGCCGAAGTACCGCCGCGAGTGGAATACTGCCTCTCCGAACTCGGTGAGAGCCTCAAGCCGGTGATCGACATTTTGAAAGCCTGGGGCGAAAGCCACCAGCAGCGGCTCTCCTGCGCGCCGCCGCCGGTGGTCGTCAAGAAGAAGCGCGCGGCGTGA